CGAGAACGTTCGTTTTGGTGACCTACAGCAGAATGTTTGGTTTAAATACAGGTTttatcagacacacacacacacacacacacacacagcaggagGTCCCAAGGTGCGGTCGTATGAGGCGCCTAGTAACATTTGGGGTGTCCCCGGGTGTGTCTGCATAAGGCGCATAGGGCTATCTTGGCGACacccatcagaccaggccagaAGCACTGCAGTGGGAAAGTCTAGGAAGCAAATCATAGATCGCCACAGGTCGGGAATGTCACATGACCTTCAGGACTTTCAGTGGTGGAACAGTAGTCTCTGCCAGGGTCAACCAGAAAACCCAAGCTGTCACCTGAGGTGTTTAGACATTAAAATAGAGCACTTTTGGGATGTGAAGTAAAAAGATTTGGAGCATGAATGTGCTTCTGATGAAAAACTTCTGGCATCAGCCGGTCGGGTGCCCACACAGACGTTATCGGCTGCGTCTGAGGGTGGGACGGACGAAAGGATTCCCAATTTCtgcaattgtgacctctgctggctggtcaaggtgcctgcacagagatggtgaataatggagagcagtgtgcGACACCTTCGGGATGCGAGTAAAGGATGAATTATCATCGGTTTCTTTTCACCTTTTGATGAGGTAGATGGCTGGGCGGAGTCGTTGCTGCCGTTCGTGATGCTCTTCTCTGGTTCTGGAGCACTCGGGGCTGGAGCTTTCTCGGGGGCGTCGCCTACCACCTCGAACTCTACGTCCTTCGGCATTTCCTCGCTTACGTACACACGGGGGAGGGAAGAAACCCGATCAGTGctgcattttttaataataataataataatatcagtgcATTACAAACACAAGGCACGTCTGACGTAGGCAGGCCGCAGAGCGAAGGACCACCCTGGTCGGCAGGGAGCATCTTGGCTCGTTTACAAGCATCCTTCATTAAAATGACGATACCATTGATCCAGTGTTTCTGAAAGCATGGTGGACCACACATGAGTTTGGGcaggggtagctcagcggttaaggtacaggactagtaagcagaaaaggccctcaaccctcaattgcctacAATGTATACCTTCAATTGtacatcactttggataaaggtgtctgctaaatgctgtaaatgtaaatagtagTGCAAATAGCTTTGTAactggagcacacacacacacacacacacacacttaccagtGCACTACATTGACCAGCAGCGTGTAATCCTGCAGAAAATCGTCCGCTTGAAGACGGCTGCCGTTCCGAATCCCAAAGTCCGACAGGAGCTTGCCGTTGTTTGCTACAGACAGAaacgaaaggtcgctggttcaagccccaccactgccaggttgcaactgtcgGGCCCTCGAGCACGACCCtcgattgctcagactgtatacggtCACAACTGTTAGTCGCTTAGGATAAAAATGAGCAAACGAGAACACGTAGCGGCTAAAGCGCGCTCTACAGGCGGGAGTTGTAGCCtggtggtcaaggtactggactagtcatcgaaacgtcactggttcaagccccgccactgttgggcccttgagcaaggcccttaaccctcattcgAGTActctaaattattttaaatctactgaaaatgtaaatgtacaggtCTGTTTACGAAGTGCAGTCTTACCTTCCGTCTCTCCCTCCTCCGAGGAGATGAGGATCGTCCCTTTGCCGTCTTCTATTTGCACGTCGGGCGCCACCATGCCAAACTTCTCCTTCAATATctgacaaaatacacaaattcaGGTTCTAAACTATTGCCGCAAAGTCGGAAGCATTTCATTTCCTTTATTAAACTGGTTTACTACAATTGCTGGGGCTAAAACACAGGAAttgaataattagaaggggcgtcgcGATACTTTCGTCCATATAGCGCATCTGCTCACAGTTCAATCAATCGGACACAGAGAGAAAACGCCTCCTTCACCTTGTCCTGTAGAGTCAGTACGATGGTCTTGTGCACGCTGAGTTTGACCGTGACTTCGGGTTTGCCGGTGCAGACGTAACAGTTGGGGTTGGGTCGATCCAGCGCACACGGGACCAGCAGCTTTTTCCTGGGGTTCGGCTGCTTGTTCAGGAAGATCTGACGAGATCCACACAAGAGAATTAAAACGCAAGCTCTTGTTGTTCCACACGCCGGTGCTATTTGTGATTTCTTTCAGTGGTTTAACATCTACTAACGCGGGACGGAGATCTAACGTGATTGCCCACCGCCACCGAATATTCTGAGCGCTCCAGTTTGGAATCGCAGGGGCACAACCGGCCCTGCCTGAGGGGAGGGGGCGCAAAAGGTAGATTCACGGCCACCGTGCGAGACCACGACTGCTGAAATCGGgtccgaatctcagctgtgcgcTATTGGCCAGTCATGCATCCACTCAGACTATACTGGTTGTGCGAGGGGATGGTGCCCAATGATTCCGGAGAGAGCCTGACCCACAGAAATACTGACCAGGTCAAAGTGGTTGATACCACTTGACATGAAATAAGGAaaaaatatttagatatttaaagATCTACACCAAAATATCCGACTGTGGCTTTATTATGGGATGGGTAACAAAGATCCGCGCGGATCCTCTCACCGTCCGGCACCGCTGGAAGTCCGAGTCGAGGATCTTGAGCGCCTCTAGCACGATGAGGCCGGCGATGACCGCGTTGGTGGTGGCGATGGCTGGGATGATGTTCCCGGCCATGGCTGGAGAAAAGAACGTCACAGTCAGTGTCAGTAGGTGCACAGAGCTCATGGTTATGAAATATGATGCAGGTTCCAGCTGTTTTAGGGGCAAATGAgcgtttttatttcattattacacCCTGTAATCGGAGCTGTTAGAAAATAAACATCGCTGGTCAGACTGAGCCAGATTAAAGGTGTGGCCCTACACTCTGGAACATACCGTTAGATCCTTAAGCCACGATTTTCTATCTGTACCAGTTCTGTTCtgtaaactatatggccaaaagtattgggacacccccttttctaatgactgaatttatGTACCATAACAATTGctatcaggtgtaataaatcaattagaTAGATAATACAAATTAAGTAAAGTATAGCGAATGTACAAtgtgcatatatacaatatacactgatcagccataacattaaaatgcagttctacaattactgactgtagtccatctgtttctctacatgctttgttaccccctttcatgctgttcttcaatggtcaggacccccacagagcaggtattatttaggtgacatggtggtggtgtgttagtgtgtgttgtgctggtatgagtggatcagacacagcagcgctgctggagttattaaacacctcactgtcactgccggactgagaatagtccaccaaccaaaaacatccagccaacagcgccccgtgggcagcgtcctgtgaccactgatgaaggtctagaagatgagcgactcgaacagcagcaatagatgagcgatcgtctctgactttacatctacaaggtggaccgactaggtaggagtgtctaatagagtggacagtgagtggacacggtgtttaaaaactccagcagcgctgccgtgtctgatccactcataccagcacaacacacgctaacacaccaccaccatgtcagtgtcactgcagtgctgagaatcatccaccacctaaataatacctgctctgtgggggtcctgtgggggtcctgaccattgaggaacagcatgaaaggggggtaacaaagcatgtagagaaacagatggactacagtcagtaattgtagaactacaaagtgcttctatatggtaagtggagcgtagaaacaaggaggtggttttaatgttacggctgatcggtgtatgactgTTATAATAATAGCgctgctattattattgctattattattataagagtataaatatagaaataaagataTCGTTATAGGTTTAAGTATATACAATAGGagcaataaagaaagaaaataaagacatcttttatttatatatatatatatatatatatatatatatatatatatatatatatatatatatatatacacacacaaactatatactaataataatactacatgtagataatacatatatacaccgataaagcataacattattctaatattgtcttggtcccccttttgctgccccatacgctggtttatcagaaccagcattaacttctccaCCAGTAGCTCATCGATGCTtcacacgtgcatcagtgagccttggccgcccatgaccctgtcgccgggttACCACCGTTCCTttcttggagcacttttgatagatactgaccactgcagaccgggacacaccccacaagagctgcagtttcggagatgctccgacccagaCGTCTAGCCGTCACACTTTGGCCCTCAAActggctcagatcctcacgctcgcccattcttcctgcttctaacatcaactgtgaggattcactcgctgcctaatatatccccccccacccccactaacaggtgccgggatgaagagataatcagtgttattcacttcacctctcagtgctcATGATGTTATGATATAtgatgtgttataatattaGATATATATCAGATATATGTATAAATTagtataatagtagtaataaacagataataataataatatatgtaaataataaggCTTAGATATGGCGGTGCAAATGATACGCTTCGAACTTTgcgccaacagtttagggaaggcacaAGACGCTCACATTTGACGTCGAAGCGGCTCTTCATGTTCATGCTGAAGATGTGCATGCGCAGGTTCGAAGCCGCAGTCACGAAGTCCATGGCCGGCGGGTCGTCCTGCCGGGCGGGAGAGACGCAGAGAGATGGTTTTAGGTTACAGACGCAAACCTCCACATGCATTACGCTCGTGACCAGCACACGTCTAACCTTGTCCCAGACCAGCTCGGCTCCCTCTCCTCTCTCGGCCAGCTGTGAGCGGAGGGTCTCCACACTGTGCCGGAAGAGCCGGGAATAACCCGACACGCCGAGCACCTGCTGGTCCTTCAGTCCTGTCCCGCACACCTCGTCCTTATTGGTTTCTAATCGACGGTGAATAAGGAGACAACGTTTAGCCCAAACGCAGCGTTCCTCACTGCACATTTAGCAGCAGCGCTATCGGCTTTGTACCGGGTTGTTCTCATGAATAGAAACCCATGTACAACCATGAGTGGACGAATCGGTTCAATAAGCATCAATCagggcagccaatccacctaccagCTGCTTTGGGGATCATTTCAGAACTGCCAATTCTTCACTCGCCACCTcagatgtaaatgtactgtTCCGGTCTAACACCATCATGGTTTTGGCTTGCACATGCAAAATCTAAACTGGATTTTAAAACCCCGATTCAGGACCCACCTAACTTGTGCATTTCGGTCCAGTCCAGTGGGACGGGCGCtttcctcttcttccacagcttaTCCATGGTCAGCAGGTACATGATGTCGTCTTTGAAAAGctagaaacataaaacacatcacatcagCATCACGATTCTATGTAAACAACCCACGCGTTTTCCAATACGACACCTTAAAGAACGAAAATGCCTTAACGCTAAGGTGTAAAGTCCTAAAATTAATGATCATTTAACCCGGATGTTAATAAAAGAACTGTAAACAATGGGTCAAGAAAAAATACATCGACACGCTATAGTATAATCTAGTTTGCAACTTACAGACGTTGTggtggtaccagataccaccgAGCTCCATGTGTCgacaggtcagagctgttttgacagcgtaTTAGGTGGGTGtccctaatgttttggctcattagtgtGTAAAGAGTTGCTAGACAgaattgcacacatagtgtgtaggTGTTTACGCAAAGGAAACAAGTGATGTACttataatatatacatgaaaatattaataatatattacatattgcaccGCTGTATTGCACTTTTGGGACATTATAAGTAATATTACATATTTCTGTAAGCCCCGATAGCTGCTGGAATGAAAGAAGCTTGTTAGAACCCTTACTTTAtctcctaatttagtcatttccaattcctgatTGTAAATCTGCTGCCGCTTGCACAATCTGACCAAACACAAACGGATCACCAAATGCCCACTACGACAAGTGTCCAATCTGTGGCCGCTTTTTATCACCTCCCAGTGTGGGgttcacacacagagagacatgcTATGCTTCATGTGACCCTGACCCCTACTCTCACGACTCACAAAGGCGTCCAATCCAGCCCTGGAGATCGGAAATCGCAGCAGCAGAGTAGAGACGGTCAGTTGCGTTTGTGTGGACACTCGGCCAGGTCAGTTTCTCTGCTGAGACCACTGCTGTATAGTGGGGTTTTTCTCCCAGTAGCTCGGCTGTTTAGCCACACACCCCGTCAGACATTTAGGTacgtgtagatgcctgaccagccgatagcacagctgagattcaaacagaGCTTCTTTTAAAGAAGCCACATTTCTGCAGTCAGGCAGTACATACTTCCCAACCCCGGGTGGCACTATAGAGCCGAGTTAATGCTAGTTGACTTCCTGGACGTTTAGACGCCTCGCTGTCCTCACCTTGTTGAAGAGTTTAACAGCGTCGTAGCCCGTGGATCGAGCCCAGTCTTTGGTGGAAACCCGTTTGATGTCTCCGTCCTGATCCGAGGCAGTGGCTCTCGCCGCCGTGTCCTCTGGGTTCCCTAAAGCACAAcgagaaaataaatcaataaataaaaaatgaggaaaaaagttcagttcagttcaggttTTGGTTATTAAGCTCAGATCTCACTCATACTGAAAGCTGAGAGGAAGCTGACCGCGATCAACCAGAATTAAGTACAACTGAAGTAGCCACAGCGGAGTCACTCACATGCAGCCTCGGGATCGGCGGTGTCGGGCGAGACTTCTTGATCTGCGTCCTGCTCTCCGAACAGCTGACTGATAAAAGAACAAAACGTTCAGAACGAGTCAGAACCGAAGTGCAAAAGCAGGCGAGCAAGCGAGCACAGGCCCCGATGGAGCGTGAAGGACTAGGTGAGAGACGGCTCCGTCCACCAGGCGGTCAGGATGCTCAGATCTCTTCCTGTTCTGCCCTCTGCGTTCACTAACTTCGGATCCCGCACACACACGCGTCTCACCCCCCCCATCAATACCGAACTTTAACATCCCCAGgaactgtttactgtttacGCACTCGTCACTTTAACCCGTCTATAAGCTCATCCAATTTGCACTACTGTTTATAATTGCTTATTAATCTGCATCGTCAGTTTACTGTCTCGGttgttaatatattttttcGTACTTTACGACTCGGCGTAaaagtgtgtttatttaattcttgAACCTAATGCCGTGAACCTAAATGTCTATCATCGATTTTATTTATCATCGATTTAAAACTACTAGTAAATCTGTTAAGAcacaaaaatgcttttttttatttttatttttattattgttcaattagcatcgtgcttcctctctgtctatgccgaaccctgccctgacggaggtgatcgaagctaacccgtatcccctccgaaacacgagcagcagccagatgcatctttgccacccacacgtcgacgagtttggcgccacctagcgtcgcatgcggagagacacaccctaagggcaccccctcccatctctgtgtaagcgcctccgatcggccggcagagaacgcgatCGCATTCTGAcggagagagacccacatccggttctttgtcccgccccccacatgagcgaccggc
The nucleotide sequence above comes from Trichomycterus rosablanca isolate fTriRos1 chromosome 8, fTriRos1.hap1, whole genome shotgun sequence. Encoded proteins:
- the uba2 gene encoding SUMO-activating enzyme subunit 2 isoform X1; the protein is MEAELAGPLHKQLADSLASCSVLVVGAGGIGCELLKNLVLTGFHNIEVIDLDTIDVSNLNRQFLFQKKHVGKSKAQVAKESVLRFCPSANITAYHDSIMNPDYNVEFFRKFQLVMNALDNRAARNHVNRMCLAADVPLIESGTAGYLGQVTVIKKGETECYECQPKPTQKTFPGCTIRNTPSEPIHCIVWAKYLFNQLFGEQDADQEVSPDTADPEAAWNPEDTAARATASDQDGDIKRVSTKDWARSTGYDAVKLFNKLFKDDIMYLLTMDKLWKKRKAPVPLDWTEMHKLETNKDEVCGTGLKDQQVLGVSGYSRLFRHSVETLRSQLAERGEGAELVWDKDDPPAMDFVTAASNLRMHIFSMNMKSRFDVKSMAGNIIPAIATTNAVIAGLIVLEALKILDSDFQRCRTIFLNKQPNPRKKLLVPCALDRPNPNCYVCTGKPEVTVKLSVHKTIVLTLQDKILKEKFGMVAPDVQIEDGKGTILISSEEGETEANNGKLLSDFGIRNGSRLQADDFLQDYTLLVNVVHCEEMPKDVEFEVVGDAPEKAPAPSAPEPEKSITNGSNDSAQPSTSSKAVVEDDDVLIVDSDEEPSSSTADVPMGSTNLKRKLQDAETSEAGSKRKRLDQQAAGDDEDDDDIIALD
- the uba2 gene encoding SUMO-activating enzyme subunit 2 isoform X3 codes for the protein MEAELAGPLHKQLADSLASCSVLVVGAGGIGCELLKNLVLTGFHNIEVIDLDTIDVSNLNRQFLFQKKHVGKSKAQVAKESVLRFCPSANITAYHDSIMNPDYNVEFFRKFQLVMNALDNRAARNHVNRMCLAADVPLIESGTAGYLGQVTVIKKGETECYECQPKPTQKTFPGCTIRNTPSEPIHCIVWAKYLFNQLFGEQDADQEVSPDTADPEAAWNPEDTAARATASDQDGDIKRVSTKDWARSTGYDAVKLFNKLFKDDIMYLLTMDKLWKKRKAPVPLDWTEMHKLAMAGNIIPAIATTNAVIAGLIVLEALKILDSDFQRCRTIFLNKQPNPRKKLLVPCALDRPNPNCYVCTGKPEVTVKLSVHKTIVLTLQDKILKEKFGMVAPDVQIEDGKGTILISSEEGETEANNGKLLSDFGIRNGSRLQADDFLQDYTLLVNVVHCEEMPKDVEFEVVGDAPEKAPAPSAPEPEKSITNGSNDSAQPSTSSKAVVEDDDVLIVDSDEEPSSSTADVPMGSTNLKRKLQDAETSEAGSKRKRLDQQAAGDDEDDDDIIALD
- the uba2 gene encoding SUMO-activating enzyme subunit 2 isoform X2, which gives rise to MVALPRWNRKGYSLNCWRKVIDLDTIDVSNLNRQFLFQKKHVGKSKAQVAKESVLRFCPSANITAYHDSIMNPDYNVEFFRKFQLVMNALDNRAARNHVNRMCLAADVPLIESGTAGYLGQVTVIKKGETECYECQPKPTQKTFPGCTIRNTPSEPIHCIVWAKYLFNQLFGEQDADQEVSPDTADPEAAWNPEDTAARATASDQDGDIKRVSTKDWARSTGYDAVKLFNKLFKDDIMYLLTMDKLWKKRKAPVPLDWTEMHKLETNKDEVCGTGLKDQQVLGVSGYSRLFRHSVETLRSQLAERGEGAELVWDKDDPPAMDFVTAASNLRMHIFSMNMKSRFDVKSMAGNIIPAIATTNAVIAGLIVLEALKILDSDFQRCRTIFLNKQPNPRKKLLVPCALDRPNPNCYVCTGKPEVTVKLSVHKTIVLTLQDKILKEKFGMVAPDVQIEDGKGTILISSEEGETEANNGKLLSDFGIRNGSRLQADDFLQDYTLLVNVVHCEEMPKDVEFEVVGDAPEKAPAPSAPEPEKSITNGSNDSAQPSTSSKAVVEDDDVLIVDSDEEPSSSTADVPMGSTNLKRKLQDAETSEAGSKRKRLDQQAAGDDEDDDDIIALD